A window of Variovorax paradoxus genomic DNA:
TCACCAACGACAACTTCGCGGCCTCGCTGCTGGCCGGCCGCTTCATCACGCATGCCGAGGCCGCGCTGCGGCAGCTGAAGAAAGAGCGCGCCTGAGCGCGGGTTGCCCAGGAGATACCAGTAACCCGACCCGATCCGCCGGTGCCGTGCCGGCCATCTTCCTCTGTGGTTTTCAGAATCGAGGAAGTTCTCGTAGCATCCGGGAAGGCGATGCTTGCGTTATCGGTATCGCAGCGTCCACCCTCGAACACGACTCCCCGAGAGAGCCCCTTGCCCCCGACCAAAGCCTCCGCCCCTCTTTCCCGCCCGCCCACCATGGCCGACGTGGCCGCGCGCGTCGGCGTGTCGAAGATGACGGTCTCGCGCGCGCTCAACCGCAGCGTGGGCAGCGACCGCGTCACGTCGCAGGCGCTGCGCGAGCGCATCCTGCAGGCCTGCGAGGAGATGGGCTATGTCATCGACCAGACCGCGCGCACCTTCTCGAGCAAGCGCTCGGGCTTCGTCGCGGCGCTGATCCCCTCGCTCAACAACTCCAACTTCTCGGAGACCGTGCAGGGCATCACCGCGGCGGTGGAAGCGCACGGCCTGCAACTGCTGCTGGGCTACACCGACTACCGCATGGAGACCGAAGAGCGCCTGCTGCGCGCAATGCTCGCGCGAAGGCCCGAGGGCGTGATCCTCACCGGCGGCTCGCACACCCCCGCCGCGCGCGCCATGCTGCAGGCGGCCGGCGTGCCGGTGATCGAGACCTGGGACCTGCCCGCCACGCCCATCGGGCACACGGTCGGTTTCTCGAACGCCGAAGCCGCGGCGGCGATGGTGCGGCACCTGCACGGCAAGGGCTACCGGCGCATCGCCTTCATCGGCGGCACCTCGAACCGCGACACACGCGGCGCCGACCGCCAGCGCGGCTATGCGCAGGCGATCCGCGAACTGGGGCTGCCCGACGGACGCGTCATCAGCTTCGGCCAGCCGCCGATCTCGATGGCGCAAGGCGGCGAGGCCGTGGCGCAGCTCGTGCGCCAGTGGCCCGACGTGGATGCGGTGCTCTGCGTGTCCGACCTCTCGGCCTTCGGCGCGCTGATGGAATGCCAGCGCCAGGGCTGGGACGTGCCGGGCCGCATCGCGATCGCCGGCTTCGGCGACTTCGAGGTGGCGCGCGCCTGCCACCCTCGCATCACGACCGTGGCCGTGGATTGCGTGGGCATCGGCAAGGCGGCGGGCGAGCTGCTGCTGCGGGTGATCGACGGTGCGCAGGATGGGCACCGCCCGCCGTCAGAGACGGTGATGATCCCGTTCCATATCGAGCAGCGCGAAAGCTCCTGAGGGGCCTCAGGCAGCCGCTTCCATACCCGCGAAGTCGATCAGCACCTTCATCGCCTGCTTGCGATCGCTCGCCAGCTCGAAGGCCTCGCGCGCCTTCAGCATCGGGAAGGTATGCGTCACCACCGGCGACAGGTCGACCCGCCCTTCGTTGATGAGCCGCACCGCCAGCGCGAACTCGGCGTGGAAGCGGAACGAGCCGCAGATGCTCAGCTCCTTGGCCACCACCATGTTCTGCGGAATGCTCACGTCGCCGCCAAGGCCGAGCTGCGCGACCACGCCGCGCGGGCGCATCACCTCGAGCCCGTCGCGCAGCGCGCGTTCGTTGCCGGAGCATTCGAGCATCACGTCGAAGGTGCCCTTGTCGGCCGCGTAGCGCGAAACCCAGGCCTTGTCCTGCACGACGTTGATCGTCTGGTCCGCGCCCATCGCGCGTGCGATGACCAGCGGTTCGTCGACCACGTCGGTGGCGGTGATCTCGGCCGCGCCGTGCGCGCGCGCCGCCGCGATGGCCAGCACGCCGATGGGGCCGCAGCCCGACACCAGCACGCGCTTGCCCAGCAGCGGCCCGGCGCGCGACACGCCGTGCAGGCCCACCGAGAACGGCTCGGCCAGCGCGGCCAGCCGCAGCGGCACGTGCTCTGCCACCTTCACGCACTGCGTGGCCTCGCACAGCAGCATGTTGCGGAACGCGCCCTGCACATGCGGCGTGCGCATGGCACTCCCATAGAAGCGCATGTCCAGGCACTGGTTGGGCAGGCCTTCCAGGCAGAACTTGCAGGCGCCGCACGGGCGGCTGGGGTTGACGGCCACCTTGTCGCCGATGCGCACGCTGTCGACGCCGGGCGCCACCGCCACCACGGTTCCGGCCACCTCATGGCCCAGCACCATCGGCTCCTTGATGCGCACGGTGCCGAAGCCGCCGTTGTGAAAGTAGTGCAGGTCGGAGCCGCAGATGCCGCCCATGCCGACCTTCACCAATACCTGGCCGGGGCCGATTTCCCCGGCGTCCTGTTCGTCAAGCCGCAGGTCGTCGGGGGCGTGGATCACGAGGCACATGCAACGCAGACGCATGATGTTTCTTCTTTCTTCAGGCAACGGGGGTGACAAGGGGTTGGCCGGCAAAGTGGGCCTCGAGGTTGCGGCGCACCAGCTCGCCCATGGCGCGGCGCGTCTGTTCGGTGCCGCTGCCGTGGTGCGGGGTCAGCACCACGTTGTCGAGCACGGCGAACCGCGGGTCGATGCGCGGCTCGTTGAGGAACACGTCGAGCGCCGCGCCGGCGATGGCGCGCGCTTCGAGCGCCTGCAGCAGCGCGGCTTCGTCGACGGTGGTGCCGCGCGACACGTTCACCAGCCAGCCCTTGGGGCCCAGGGCCCGCAGCACTTCGGCGTTCACGATGCCGCGCGTGGCCTCGCCGCCGGGCAGGATGACGATGAGCACGTCGCACCAGTCGGCCATGGCGCTCAGGCTCGCGAAATGGCGGTGCGGGCTGTCGGCCTTCGGGCTGCGGCTGAAGTAGCCCAGCTCCACGTCGAAGCCCGAGAGCCGCTTGGCGATGGTGCCGCCGATGCGGCCGAAACCGGCAATGCCGACGCGC
This region includes:
- a CDS encoding LacI family DNA-binding transcriptional regulator; translated protein: MADVAARVGVSKMTVSRALNRSVGSDRVTSQALRERILQACEEMGYVIDQTARTFSSKRSGFVAALIPSLNNSNFSETVQGITAAVEAHGLQLLLGYTDYRMETEERLLRAMLARRPEGVILTGGSHTPAARAMLQAAGVPVIETWDLPATPIGHTVGFSNAEAAAAMVRHLHGKGYRRIAFIGGTSNRDTRGADRQRGYAQAIRELGLPDGRVISFGQPPISMAQGGEAVAQLVRQWPDVDAVLCVSDLSAFGALMECQRQGWDVPGRIAIAGFGDFEVARACHPRITTVAVDCVGIGKAAGELLLRVIDGAQDGHRPPSETVMIPFHIEQRESS
- a CDS encoding L-idonate 5-dehydrogenase; protein product: MRLRCMCLVIHAPDDLRLDEQDAGEIGPGQVLVKVGMGGICGSDLHYFHNGGFGTVRIKEPMVLGHEVAGTVVAVAPGVDSVRIGDKVAVNPSRPCGACKFCLEGLPNQCLDMRFYGSAMRTPHVQGAFRNMLLCEATQCVKVAEHVPLRLAALAEPFSVGLHGVSRAGPLLGKRVLVSGCGPIGVLAIAAARAHGAAEITATDVVDEPLVIARAMGADQTINVVQDKAWVSRYAADKGTFDVMLECSGNERALRDGLEVMRPRGVVAQLGLGGDVSIPQNMVVAKELSICGSFRFHAEFALAVRLINEGRVDLSPVVTHTFPMLKAREAFELASDRKQAMKVLIDFAGMEAAA
- a CDS encoding 2-hydroxyacid dehydrogenase — translated: MTATANAPHVLMPGTYPEWDMAPMRAAYTLHHLWEAPDQAAFIAEHGANIRAIATRGELGASAELIASLPKLELVACYGVGTDAIDLAACRARGIRVTNTPDVLNGDVADLAVGLTLALQRRIPAGDQFVRSGAWAQGGMPLATRVFGQRVGIAGFGRIGGTIAKRLSGFDVELGYFSRSPKADSPHRHFASLSAMADWCDVLIVILPGGEATRGIVNAEVLRALGPKGWLVNVSRGTTVDEAALLQALEARAIAGAALDVFLNEPRIDPRFAVLDNVVLTPHHGSGTEQTRRAMGELVRRNLEAHFAGQPLVTPVA